The DNA segment CGGCCACGGCCCGCTGCAACATATCGCTAGCGACCGCCGCCGCCTGGTACTGCCCAGCGGAGACGCCATCGATCGATCTTTGATAAGACATAGAAAACCGGCAATTGTAATCGCGCTGAGGCAGCAGGTCGCGATCTTTCAACAAGATGAGCGCCGCTTTATATCCGGCATTGGAGGTGCGGTCGGTAAACGTAATTGTTTGCCCTTTCAAGTCTTGCAGGGAATGCAGCGAACTTCCCGCGGGTACAATAATTTGCGAAGTGTAATTGACAATGCTGCCATCTTCGCGTCCTGGTGCGCAAACGGGCACAAAGCCGCAAGTGTTTACCGCCAATTGAACGTTGCCGGTATTGAAGCCGGCCACTTGGAGCTTTCCGTCTCGCATGGCCTGCATTTCGTCTTCGCGATTTTTAAAGGCGACCACTTCGACCGGCTTGCCGATTTTCTTGGAGAGAAAATCAGCAAATTCCTTCCAGTTGACGCGCTCTTCATCCGCCGCATCCGAGCCAATGAATGAAAATACAATTTTATCGGGATCGATTTGCTGCGCTGGATCTTTCGGCGGGTCAGCCACCAGGTCGCCGTCGGCATCGGTATATTGCGGATCAAGCGTCATGGGAGTGGCGGTGCCAAAGCCCATTTGCGCCAGCATGGTCGATTCTTTCTGGCGCGACGGTTGTTCCCACTCTCTGGATTTCACAACATACACCACGCCAATAACCACCACGGCCAACACCAACAGCGTCACGACACGGGCGAATGAAAACGACGATTGCGGAACCGACGGTTGCGGAGCAGAACTCATAACAAGCGCCCTCGAAGAAAAGATGGAAGCGATCGCCAGCCCGGAACCTGGCAATCAATGCTTCAAGATAACCAGATGGTAGCCGACCTGGCAAGCAATGCCATGCAATGATTGGGCTTTTTGGGGCCAGAACGTGGCAGCGGCCGAATGGGTTTTTTGAGAGGTGTTGCCGAAAATCGCGGCACTGGGGAGAGCTCCAGTCAATCGCCATGCTCTAAAGCGGCGATCTTTTCCAGCCGACGGCTATGCCTCCCCCCCTCAAACGGCGTGTTTAGCCAAACCTCCACCAAGCGATCGATGAGCCGTTCCCCCAGCATGTCGGCGGAGAGGCACAGCACGTTCAGGTCGTTATGGCGGCGGCTCATTTCGGCCGTCAGGTCGTCATAACAGGGGGCTGCACGCACGCCCGGAATCTTGTTGGCGGCAATGCACATGCCGATGCCGCTGCCACACAGCAGAATGCCGCGGTCCACCTCGCCTGCGCTTACTTTTCGGCCGACGGCGGCGGCCAAATCAGGGTAATCGCAGCTATCGGCGTTGAATGCGCCGACATCGGTCACTTCATGCCCGAGTTTGGACACCAGTTCGATCAGTTTTGTTTTGACCTCGAAGCCGCGATGATCGCAGCCAACGGCAATTTTCATTTACAACTCCAAATCTTTTAGCCGCGATTCCAGCTCGGCCTTAATTAGTTCCGCACTACGCCGGTATTGCTGTTCGGGGCCGCCGATGGGATCGGGAATATCTTGCCCATCCATACTGAGCAAATGCACCCGGCCGCCGGCTGCGGGCCATTGCGACAAAATGGCCTGCCGATGGGCCCGGGTCATGGTCCAAATAATATCGGCATGCCGCACCAATTGCTCGGCCAAGGGCTGGCTTTCGTGATGCGACAAATCGACGCCAATTTCGGACAAAACCGCCACGGCTTCCGGGCTGGGCCGCCCGCCCATGCTGGCCGAAATGCCAGCCGACGAAATCGTTACGCCGCGGTCTTGCAATTCGTCCGGCGTACAATGCAGCCGAGCGGCCAGCATACTGCGGCACAGCGCTTCGGCCATTGGGCTGCGACAGGTATTGCCAGTGCACACAAACACAATGCTCAGACAGGCCAACCGCGAAAGCGTTTGTTCCGAAACCACTCCGCCGCGGATGACTTCAAAACCGCACTCGCCAATTTTGATGACGGACGACGACTGTCCGAAGCGTGTGCGTCCATCGTCGAGCACAAGGGCCACATCGTCCCCCAGGCCAGCGACCACTTGTTGTGCAGTCAGTGGATCGGGTTGCCCGGCGCGATTGGCGCTTGTCAGCGCCACGGGGCCGACAATTAACTTCAAGGCGTCCAGCAAAATGGGATGCCCTGGCACACGCAATCCCACGGTTCCCGTCGGAGTGACGGCTTTGCGAACCTCCTCCGGCAATCGGTTCAGCAAACTTTCGGGATGATGGTTGGCGCAAACAATGGTGACCGGCCCCGGCCAACAACGGCGGGCCAAGCGTTGGCCTAAGGGGGTCATTTGAGGGACATAATCGAGCGCCTCGTCGGCGCTTTTAATGCCCAAGGTTAGCGGTGGTTGTCCGGGGGAGCGGCGCTTGGTTTTTAGCATGTTGGCGATAGCGCTGGCGTTCAAGGCACTGGTGGCCAGAGCATAGACGGTTTCTGTGGGAAAGGCCACGAGTTTTCCTTCGGCCAACGCCTGCACGGCGCGGTGGATGCAATCGCGCGTATCCTCAGCGCTGCGAACATCGATCAGAAGAGGCGGCATCGAAATCCCTTCCCGTTAGCCTGCCGCAGCTTGCACGTTGCGACATTGGCCACTGGCCCAATTCAAAAGAAATCCCATTGCAGGCGTCTTTCCAAGCGTCCTCCGCACGCCCGGCAGCAAACCCTGCTACTAATAAATTTATCCGCCGGGCAGAGCTACGGTCAAGTTACAGGGGATAGGGCCGATCTCGTTAGGGTAGCTTTTGGCGGGCAGCCGGCAGGAGACAGGTTTCGCCGATCTTCGGCGGTATAAACGGGATAAAACGGCCCGCTTGCCAGCAGACCCAGTGCAGCGATCGGTCTTCCAGCGGCGCCTTAAACCGGTACAAGACATCGACCGGCCGCCCGTCGGCCGAAACCTGCCGCACCGTAATGTCCACGGCCGGCAGAGCAACCGTGCTGCTTTGAGGCAGGGGGTGCTCCACGCTGGAACCGAGCAGGGACAAGGGATCCGTAAAATATCCTTCTTCGGCATGCACCAAGAGCGAGTCGGCGTCGGGCCGCGAAATACTAAGGGGTGTGCTGGCAGGAGCCAAAACGACGGTGCTGCGAGGCAGTGGATCGCCATCGACAATTCGCTGCGAGAGCAAATCCTGCACTTGCATTGGCAGCGGATGATTGACAATCAACAAATTTCGATTTTCTTCATCCGCCTCGACGCCTGGAATCACGTGCATGTTGCCCAGGAATTGTGGCGGACCCAAAGGAAAGGCGGCCATGACCACCAATACCAGCGGAGCCAGAACCAAATGAATCAGCGACATCACACTAATCAGCACAGCGTGAAAGATTTTTTTCGCGAGGGTGACATGCCAAAACCGGGCCCGCATCGCAGCGGCCAAGTATTGTCCCAGCAATCCCATGGCCCCGATCCCAGTCAACAACAAGTGGCGGTTCATGGGCACCGCCGCGGCGATGGGCAGCGTGGACAACAACATCCCCACCGCCCAAAATCGTGCTACAGCGCTGGTCCGCAGCAACGAAAGCAATGCCATCGTCAAGAGCGATAGAACGACGAATCCAGCCAAAGCCAGACCAGCAATGCCATGTGAACTAAGGAACAAGTTGATTTCGGCCGGCGGCAACGCCCATTGCCCGAGCAGTAAAATGGGAATGCGCATCAGAGCGCTGCCGATGAAACCAAGCGGATCGGTCAACGGATCCAAATAAAATAGCCCTGTTTCCACCACGCCGTAGTGTTGCCAACTCCAAGCAATGCGCCAAACGACGACGACCATTGCATACGGCAGTAAGCAGCCAAATTTGCGGCGCCACCGATCTCGGCTGAGCGTTACTTCATAAGCAAACACGTATGCACACGTGCCCAGGCCGGCCTCGGCGGAGAGCAAACTGGCGGCCAGCAAAATGGGGGTCATGGCGGCGCACCACTTTCGTCCATCGCGCCGCCAGCCCAGGTGAGTACTAACGGTTAACACTCCAAAAAACGCCGCCAGCACTGCATTTCGGTTGGCGAGCCAAGCAGCCGGAATGGCATGCGCTCCGTCTATGGTAAACAGCAATGTGGCCAATGCAGCGGCTATTGTTCGACCTAAAGTTTGGCGATAAAGCAGCGCCACACTCCCCAAAAATAGGCAAAACCACACGATGCTGTGCAAATGCATGGTCCACGGCGAATTCGGCCACAGCGTGTAATCGACCAAGTGCGTAAATGCGGTAAGGGGCTTCCAAAACGCGGCTCGAAGATTGGGGGATGACCACCAGGGAAGAAATCCAATTTCTTTGCCGCGCTCTACCCGCTGTGGGTTGCCATCGGAAAAATCGAACATATCGAGCGGTGGGTGGCCAAACTCAGGGTACTTTGGCGAACCCAGCAAAAGCCATCGCTGGTAATAATCGTCCAGCGCCCAGCCGACATGCAGGGCCGGCAATACCAGGACCATCGACACCGCGATCACTGCCAAGGGGAACCTAGGCTTGAGCAACATCGCAACAAGGCAGCGCCGGCACGCCGGCAATGTGGCAGATTGGTTCATGTCGATTGGCACTTGAGCGAAGTGCTTCTCAAACTATGATACCAGCCATGAACACTCAAGCCGATTCGCGAAGATGAATTTGATATAGCCGGCGGTAAAGATCGCAGCGGCTGACAAGCTCGTCGTGCGTCCCTAAATCGGCCACGCGACCGTTGTCCAGCACGAGCACACGGTCGGCCAAGTCGAGCGTTTGCAAGCGGTGCGTAATGATGATGGAGGTTCTGCCACGCGCAAATTGCTCCAGCACCTTGTGAATTAACTGCTCGCTTTCCAAATCGATTTGACTAGTCGCCTCGTCGAGAATGAGGATTGGCGGATCGCGCAAGATGGCCCGCGCCAATGAAATGCGCTGCCGCTGCCCTCCGGATAGCCGGCCGCCCAATTGCCCTACGTTGGTGTCATAGCCCTTTTCCAGCAGTTCTTCGATAAACCGATGCGCATAAGCTTTACGGGCCGCATCGATCACCTGTTGCTTGGTCGCCAGCGGCGAGCCATAGCGAATGTTATTGAACACCGTATCGTCAAATAGCAGCGGCTCTTGCGTAACCAAACCAATTTGACTGCGCAAATCGCGCAGGCGGACTTCCCGCAAATCGACATCGTCAATGTGGATCGAACCGCTGTTAGGGTCATAAAATCGCGCAATTAAATTGGCCAACGTGGTTTTTCCAGAACCGTTGGCGCCGACAATCGCCAGCGTTTCGCCGTAAGGAATGCGCAGGCTAAGATTGCGGAGCACCGGCTGATCGGCCAGGTAACTGAAGCAGACCTCGTCGAAAACAATATGCCGATGATGGCGCGCCAGCGTGCGCGGCTTGGCAGGATTGCACACGCTGGGTTCACGATCGAACAGCTGATATACGCGATCGGAGGCGGCAAAGGCCCGTTGGATGCTGTTGAACACGTCGGAGAGCCGTCGGGCTGGGTCGATCGAACCGGCCAACATGGCGTAAAACAATGCTAAATCGGTGAATTCCAGCGGCCGATCGCAAATTTTAATGCCCAACAGGTAAGTTTCGTTCTTAATGATAAGATACGTGCCCGCCAAAATGGTAAGGCAAATCATCGTGATGCCGGCCAGTTCGGTCACGGGATGAATCAGCGCATCGAGCCACGCAATTTTCATTGACTTGCGGTAAAACGCTTTGCTGTTTTGATGAAACCGCAGACGTTCGTGGCGTTCCATGGTGAAGGCTTTCACCACCTTAATGCCGCCAAACGTTTCGCTGAGAATGTTGTACAGCGTGGAAGTTTCTTCCAAGGCTTTGCGGTTGGCGCGCTTCAGAGTTTTGGACAGGCGGCGGATTAGGTAGCCCGCCAGCGGAGCGATTAATAGCGAAATGACCAGCAGCCGCCAGCAGATGAGGGCGGCGAAAATCAAGCAAGCCAGCATTTTTAACGGCTCGCGCACCGCCTTGCCGATGACGGTTTGAATACCGCTATTGACAGCGGCGATGTCGTTGGTGAAGCGCGTCATTAATTCGCTGACCCGGGCATCGCTGAAGCTGCCTAAATCCATCCGCAACGTGCGGCGGTAGAATTTTTTACGCAAATCGAGCGTAACTAAGTTCGAGAGCCGATCGACCAGAACCGAATCGAGTACGAGAAAAATGTTTTTAAGAATGTAGCCGGCCGAAATGACCATCATGATGACGAACAAAGCTTGATAGGCATCGCCGGGCAAATACTTCTCCACGTAGGGCTGGAAAAGCAGGCAGTGTTTCAGGTGCGATTGCTCGGCCCTGAGGCCGTTTCGGCCGGTTGTCAGTTCCGATTGCAGGCGATGCAGCTCGACAAGCAAATGGTTTTGATCGGCGGAAGGCTGCTGATCGGCGGGGGCGGCCGAGGCCTGGGCGTCTTTTTTTTCTTTGAGTTCCGCTTGTTTCTCTTTCACCTCGGTCTGGAGCTGCTCGGTTTTTGCAGTCAAACCGTCGATTTTGGTCTGTGTTTGCGCGATGTCGTCGCGCAGCCAATCTTGCAGCGATTCGTGGCTGCTGATGACCGCCAACACCGGAAAAACGCCGGAAATGTTTAGGCCCCACAACAGCGCCACCATAATGGCGGTGAATGTGGAGGCCGCCAGCGTCCACTTATAGCGGAACACCAACCGCAGCGTGCGGTAAAAATTGTTCATTCCAAAGCCATCCGTGGCAGGGTAAATCGGCGGAAGTTGGTTGGAACTCCGCGCTTCGTGCGCGAAGTGCGCGCGCGGAACAGGGCCCATGACCATTGCTATCACTCAAGCCCGTTCAACCGCAAAGGGTTTGCATTTCTAGCAAATTGAGACGGTCGGGCCAATAGCGGACCGTTCGATGCTAGCAATTCTGTGGGTGAGGATGGCGGTGTGCCATCGTTGCATTGCTTAAGTTGATTCGCCGCCGACAAATTGCACTTGCGGCTGACCTGCCGGCGCGGCGGCGCCGCCGGATGCGCGTGGCGTGACCGAAGAGCCTTTGAGAAATTGGCTCACGTAACGCAGCTTTTTGTCGGGCCGGTCGGGGTCGTGGAAATTATCTCCCTTTTGCAAAATTGCCCGATGTTCCGGAATGCCTCCGAAAGCGCGGGCTCCCGCGGCCTGGCAGGGAAACCAATATCCTTTGCCCGCCTCGTCCACCAAATAAAATTCCGGATAGCAGTGTCCCGGCACCCAGACGGTACGGGCCGGAATGTTGCTGGCCCGGCACAACGCGACAAACAGCGAGGTTAATTCTTCGCAATCCCCCGTGCCGTCGAGCAGGCCCTTGAGGGCCCCTTTAAGCGGGCCATTTTTGTATTTGATTTTTTCGCGAGTATCATCGTATAGAGCTTCCACTTTTTCCCAATCGGCTTTGCCTTCGGTTGTTTCTTTCGCTAGGGCGGTAATTTTCGGATGCGTGCTTTCGATAAACGGACTGGGTTGCAAGAATTGCAGAACGTCTTTGGGTAGCTTGTCCTTGGGGCATTCCTTGTAAATGGAAGGGTCGTCCGGCGGCAGAACCGAGGAGCGCGTGATCTCGAACGTCACCAACGCGTGGGCCTCTTCGCCGGCGTTTAAGATGGGAATGGTAACAATCATTTGCTTGGCACCGCCTTGCAAAGTGCGGTAGTTCAATTCGTGTACAGTGCTGGAAATATCTTCACTGTCGATCGATACTTTTTGCTCGGGCCAATCGAGCGGCACCGGAATGGTCGCTACCATTCCCCGGCACGCTCCGCCCACGGCCCTGACTCGAACGCCAAATTGAATTTTCGTCGTTTGGGATTGATCGGTCTTCGGTGCGTTGCTGCCTTGCGCGGAGCTAGCGGTAGGCGTTTGATCGAATTGCGCAGCGACCGGCGAGGCGACACCGGTCGCTACCAGCATGGCAATCGAGAGGACCACAAATGGCGATAGGCAGACCCATCGCCCAGAAGCAAGCTTTTGCACGGAAATCTCCAAAACAACGGCCAGCCTCCGTGCAAACGGCGGTTACATCACGCACCAGCAACATGAAGCGGTTTCCACTCGATACTTTCAT comes from the Pirellulales bacterium genome and includes:
- the phnD gene encoding phosphate/phosphite/phosphonate ABC transporter substrate-binding protein produces the protein MSSAPQPSVPQSSFSFARVVTLLVLAVVVIGVVYVVKSREWEQPSRQKESTMLAQMGFGTATPMTLDPQYTDADGDLVADPPKDPAQQIDPDKIVFSFIGSDAADEERVNWKEFADFLSKKIGKPVEVVAFKNREDEMQAMRDGKLQVAGFNTGNVQLAVNTCGFVPVCAPGREDGSIVNYTSQIIVPAGSSLHSLQDLKGQTITFTDRTSNAGYKAALILLKDRDLLPQRDYNCRFSMSYQRSIDGVSAGQYQAAAVASDMLQRAVAGGAADLAKLQVIDQSKGFPPATLGYVYNLKPELAEKIRAAMLEFSWSGTGIEKQFAGTLATKFVPVSYKNDFEWARIVADAVRDPPDVAIEKNTVSQSP
- a CDS encoding L-threonylcarbamoyladenylate synthase, with the protein product MPPLLIDVRSAEDTRDCIHRAVQALAEGKLVAFPTETVYALATSALNASAIANMLKTKRRSPGQPPLTLGIKSADEALDYVPQMTPLGQRLARRCWPGPVTIVCANHHPESLLNRLPEEVRKAVTPTGTVGLRVPGHPILLDALKLIVGPVALTSANRAGQPDPLTAQQVVAGLGDDVALVLDDGRTRFGQSSSVIKIGECGFEVIRGGVVSEQTLSRLACLSIVFVCTGNTCRSPMAEALCRSMLAARLHCTPDELQDRGVTISSAGISASMGGRPSPEAVAVLSEIGVDLSHHESQPLAEQLVRHADIIWTMTRAHRQAILSQWPAAGGRVHLLSMDGQDIPDPIGGPEQQYRRSAELIKAELESRLKDLEL
- the rpiB gene encoding ribose 5-phosphate isomerase B, with the protein product MKIAVGCDHRGFEVKTKLIELVSKLGHEVTDVGAFNADSCDYPDLAAAVGRKVSAGEVDRGILLCGSGIGMCIAANKIPGVRAAPCYDDLTAEMSRRHNDLNVLCLSADMLGERLIDRLVEVWLNTPFEGGRHSRRLEKIAALEHGD
- a CDS encoding ABC transporter ATP-binding protein, which encodes MGPVPRAHFAHEARSSNQLPPIYPATDGFGMNNFYRTLRLVFRYKWTLAASTFTAIMVALLWGLNISGVFPVLAVISSHESLQDWLRDDIAQTQTKIDGLTAKTEQLQTEVKEKQAELKEKKDAQASAAPADQQPSADQNHLLVELHRLQSELTTGRNGLRAEQSHLKHCLLFQPYVEKYLPGDAYQALFVIMMVISAGYILKNIFLVLDSVLVDRLSNLVTLDLRKKFYRRTLRMDLGSFSDARVSELMTRFTNDIAAVNSGIQTVIGKAVREPLKMLACLIFAALICWRLLVISLLIAPLAGYLIRRLSKTLKRANRKALEETSTLYNILSETFGGIKVVKAFTMERHERLRFHQNSKAFYRKSMKIAWLDALIHPVTELAGITMICLTILAGTYLIIKNETYLLGIKICDRPLEFTDLALFYAMLAGSIDPARRLSDVFNSIQRAFAASDRVYQLFDREPSVCNPAKPRTLARHHRHIVFDEVCFSYLADQPVLRNLSLRIPYGETLAIVGANGSGKTTLANLIARFYDPNSGSIHIDDVDLREVRLRDLRSQIGLVTQEPLLFDDTVFNNIRYGSPLATKQQVIDAARKAYAHRFIEELLEKGYDTNVGQLGGRLSGGQRQRISLARAILRDPPILILDEATSQIDLESEQLIHKVLEQFARGRTSIIITHRLQTLDLADRVLVLDNGRVADLGTHDELVSRCDLYRRLYQIHLRESA
- a CDS encoding transglutaminase family protein; its protein translation is MQKLASGRWVCLSPFVVLSIAMLVATGVASPVAAQFDQTPTASSAQGSNAPKTDQSQTTKIQFGVRVRAVGGACRGMVATIPVPLDWPEQKVSIDSEDISSTVHELNYRTLQGGAKQMIVTIPILNAGEEAHALVTFEITRSSVLPPDDPSIYKECPKDKLPKDVLQFLQPSPFIESTHPKITALAKETTEGKADWEKVEALYDDTREKIKYKNGPLKGALKGLLDGTGDCEELTSLFVALCRASNIPARTVWVPGHCYPEFYLVDEAGKGYWFPCQAAGARAFGGIPEHRAILQKGDNFHDPDRPDKKLRYVSQFLKGSSVTPRASGGAAAPAGQPQVQFVGGEST